One window of the Podospora pseudopauciseta strain CBS 411.78 chromosome 4, whole genome shotgun sequence genome contains the following:
- a CDS encoding hypothetical protein (COG:S; EggNog:ENOG503NX9R) — translation MCGRYAMALRPSQVRRMLQNDYDLQVDDTPADEGDGAPRQSYNFAPGYNGVVYRADAGAGHNYHQALDEPQEQDSSPTPAFKLQSMKWGLIPSWIKSSPSFPSTLKTINCRDDSLAQSGGMWASMKSKKRCVVIAQGFYEWLQKGKEKIPHYVKRKDGKLMLLAGLWDCASLPPLNGEGEGETRKVWSYTIITTSSNDQLRFLHDRMPVILDAESERLRVWLDLGRREWSKELQGVLRPYEGELEVYPVSKEVGKVGNDDAVFVVPVGSRENKGNIENFFANAAAKSKKREPLKGEVEVEMVGGGKEVKSVEEVKREDEEGMGVVVTDGKQGVKREAEDHAEEEPPGKKVKEEGSPSKNVKEEGPVKWESPVKDRPKISATSNKHTRSPEKKKGKVAPAGAGSQKITKFFGNSA, via the exons ATGTGCGGCAGATATGCCATGGCCCTA CGGCCCTCCCAAGTCCGCCGAATGCTCCAAAACGACTATGACCTCCAGGTCGATGACACCCCCGCCGACGAAGGCGACGGCGCCCCCCGCCAATCTTACAACTTTGCCCCAGGCTACAACGGGGTAGTCTACCGCGCCGACGCCGGTGCTGGTCATAATTATCACCAGGCACTGGATGAACCACAAGAACAAgactcctcccccaccccagcCTTCAAACTCCAATCCATGAAATGGGGCCTCATCCCCTCCTGGATCAAATCCAGcccctcctttccctctACCCTCAAAACAATAAACTGCCGCGACGACTCTCTCGCCCAATCAGGGGGTATGTGGGCGAGCATGAAGTCCAAAAAGAGGTGCGTGGTTATTGCGCAGGGGTTTTACGAGTGGCTTCAGAAAGGCAAGGAAAAGATTCCGCATTATGTCAAGAGGAAAGATGGGAAGTTGATGCTTTTGGCTGGCTTGTGGGATTGTGCTTCTCTCCCGCCGCTGaatggagagggggagggggagacaAGGAAGGTGTGGAGTTATACTATTATCACCACTTCGTCGAATGATCAGTTGAGGTTCTTGCATGACAGGATGCCTGTTATTCTTGACGCGGAGtcggagaggttgagggtttggttggatttggggaggagggagtggagTAAGGAGTTGcagggggtgttgaggccGTATgagggggagctggaggttTATCCTGTTAGTAAGGAGGTGGGCAAGGTTGGGAATGACGATGCTGTTTTTGTAGTGCCGGTGGGGAGTAGGGAGAATAAGGGGAATATTGAGAATTTCTTTGCGAATGCTGCGGCGAAGAGTAAGAAGAGGGAGCCGTtgaaaggggaggtggaggtggagatggtgggtggggggaaagaggtgaagagtgtggaggaggtgaagagggaggatgaggaggggatgggggttgtaGTGACAGATGGAAAGCAAGGGGTGAAAAGAGAAGCGGAGGATCATGCGGAAGAGGAGCCACCGGGTAAGAAAGTGAAAGAGGAGGGTTCACCAAGCAAGAATGTCAAAGAAGAGGGGCCGGTGAAGTGGGAGTCGCCTGTCAAAGATAGACCAAAGATCAGTGCGACGAGTAACAAGCACACGAGGAGcccagagaagaagaagggcaaggttGCGCCAGCGGGGGCAGGAAGTCAGAAGATTACAAAGTTCTTTGGGAATAGTGCCTAG